The following proteins come from a genomic window of Pseudomonas sp. J452:
- the cmoA gene encoding carboxy-S-adenosyl-L-methionine synthase CmoA — translation MTTQPDRLFAQPHSELQDFAFNEDVVRVFPDMIKRSVPGYPTIVENIGVLAAQFAQPNSLLYDLGSSLGAVTQALRRHVRTEGCRVIAVDNSHAMVERCREYLHAQDSMFQELLPVDVQEGDILALDFAPASLVALNFTLQFIEPEQRLPLLTRIRQALLPGGALILSEKLRFEDEQQHALLSDLHIAFKRANGYSELEIAQKRSALENVMKPDSLEQHRERLLAAGFSQVVPWFQCLNFASLVALP, via the coding sequence GTGACCACCCAGCCCGACCGCCTCTTCGCCCAGCCGCACTCCGAGTTGCAGGACTTCGCCTTCAACGAGGACGTGGTGCGCGTGTTCCCGGACATGATCAAGCGCTCGGTGCCCGGCTATCCGACCATTGTCGAGAACATCGGCGTGCTGGCCGCGCAGTTCGCCCAGCCCAACTCGCTGCTGTACGACCTGGGCAGCTCACTCGGCGCGGTGACCCAGGCCCTGCGCCGGCATGTGCGCACTGAAGGCTGCCGGGTGATCGCGGTGGACAACTCGCACGCCATGGTCGAGCGCTGCCGCGAGTACCTGCACGCCCAGGACTCGATGTTCCAGGAGCTGCTGCCGGTGGATGTGCAGGAAGGCGACATCCTCGCCCTGGACTTTGCCCCAGCGTCCCTGGTGGCACTGAACTTCACCCTGCAGTTCATCGAGCCCGAGCAACGCCTGCCACTGCTCACACGCATCCGCCAGGCCCTGCTGCCGGGTGGCGCCCTGATCCTCTCGGAGAAGCTGCGCTTCGAGGATGAGCAGCAGCATGCCCTGCTCAGCGACCTGCACATCGCCTTCAAGCGCGCCAACGGCTACAGCGAACTGGAAATCGCCCAGAAGCGCAGCGCCCTGGAAAACGTGATGAAGCCGGACAGCCTGGAGCAGCACCGCGAGCGCCTGCTCGCCGCCGGCTTCAGCCAGGTGGTGCCGTGGTTCCAGTGCCTCAACTTCGCCTCGCTGGTGGCTCTGCCATGA
- the cmoB gene encoding tRNA 5-methoxyuridine(34)/uridine 5-oxyacetic acid(34) synthase CmoB — translation MIAALDLDTLQQTLAGSPLQDWAADLPAQIDAKLAVGHGDLQRWYAAVQSLPALPVERQELRDRLLLDGPCDEATRAQLLGALQGLIPWRKGPFDLFGVHIDTEWRSDWKWSRVAPHLDLKNKRVLDVGCGNGYYLWRMLGAGAASVVGVDPNWLFLNQFLAVKRYLPDLPAWHLPLALEELPAKLEGFDTVFSMGVLYHRRSPIDHLLELKDCLRKGGELVLETLVVEGDAQQVLVPEDRYAMMRNVWFLPSVPALELWLRRAGFVDVQCVDVSVTSIEEQRATDWMRFQSLPDFLDPADHGRTLEGLPAPTRAVLVARKP, via the coding sequence ATGATTGCCGCCCTCGACCTCGACACCTTGCAACAGACCCTGGCCGGCAGCCCGCTGCAAGACTGGGCCGCCGACCTGCCGGCACAGATCGACGCCAAGCTGGCGGTCGGCCACGGCGACCTACAACGCTGGTACGCCGCCGTGCAGAGCCTGCCGGCCTTGCCGGTCGAACGCCAGGAACTGCGCGATCGGCTGCTGCTCGACGGCCCCTGCGATGAAGCCACTCGCGCCCAGCTGCTCGGCGCCCTGCAGGGCCTGATCCCCTGGCGCAAGGGGCCGTTCGACCTGTTCGGCGTGCACATCGATACCGAATGGCGTTCGGACTGGAAATGGTCGCGGGTCGCCCCGCATCTGGATCTGAAGAACAAGCGCGTGCTGGATGTCGGCTGCGGCAACGGTTACTACCTGTGGCGCATGCTCGGTGCCGGCGCCGCCAGCGTGGTCGGTGTCGACCCCAACTGGCTATTCCTCAACCAGTTCCTCGCCGTCAAACGCTACCTGCCGGACCTGCCGGCCTGGCATCTGCCGCTGGCCCTGGAAGAACTGCCGGCCAAGCTGGAAGGTTTCGACACGGTGTTTTCCATGGGCGTGCTCTACCACCGCCGCTCGCCCATCGATCATCTGCTTGAGCTCAAAGACTGCCTGCGCAAGGGCGGTGAACTGGTGCTGGAGACCCTGGTGGTGGAAGGCGATGCCCAGCAGGTGCTGGTGCCGGAAGACCGCTACGCGATGATGCGCAACGTCTGGTTCCTGCCCTCGGTGCCGGCCCTGGAGCTGTGGCTGCGGCGCGCCGGTTTCGTCGATGTGCAGTGCGTGGACGTGTCGGTGACCAGCATCGAGGAACAGCGCGCTACCGACTGGATGCGCTTCCAGTCGCTGCCGGACTTCCTCGACCCGGCCGACCACGGCCGCACCCTCGAAGGCCTGCCAGCCCCGACCCGCGCCGTACTGGTGGCGCGCAAGCCCTGA